A genome region from Methylobacterium sp. FF17 includes the following:
- a CDS encoding DUF411 domain-containing protein — protein sequence MNETIMTTRRAAILGLAALVVPGHRALAQDLPTLSVTKDPTCGCCERWVAHLRESGFPVTVTEGAVNPLKVRLGVPRDLSACHTAQVGGYVVEGHVPAGAIKRLLAEKPKGTGLAVPGMPTGSPGMEVEGMEPDTYDVVLFGPTGRSTFARYRGGAII from the coding sequence ATGAACGAGACGATCATGACGACCCGGCGTGCCGCGATCCTGGGACTAGCGGCTTTGGTCGTCCCCGGGCACCGCGCTCTGGCACAGGACCTGCCGACCCTGTCCGTGACCAAGGACCCAACCTGCGGCTGCTGCGAGAGGTGGGTCGCCCACCTGCGGGAAAGCGGTTTCCCGGTGACCGTCACCGAAGGAGCGGTGAACCCGCTTAAGGTCCGCCTCGGGGTGCCGCGTGACCTTTCAGCCTGCCATACCGCCCAGGTTGGCGGCTACGTCGTGGAGGGGCATGTCCCGGCCGGGGCGATCAAGCGGCTGCTGGCCGAGAAGCCCAAGGGCACCGGACTGGCTGTCCCTGGCATGCCGACGGGTTCCCCCGGGATGGAGGTCGAAGGCATGGAGCCGGACACCTACGACGTCGTCCTATTCGGGCCGACCGGGCGGAGCACCTTTGCGCGCTATCGAGGCGGCGCAATTATCTGA